The Deinococcus radiopugnans ATCC 19172 DNA window AGCTGAAGCCCTGACCGGTCCGCCCGGGCCAGCGCGTGGGCCACCGTTTCCCCGGTCTGCGGCGAGGCCAACTCCGGATTCAGGTCCGAGAGCGGCGCGAGCACAAAGGCCCGCTCCCAGGCGCGCGGGTGCGGCAGCGTCAGAGGTGGGCCGGCCTCCACCCGGTCCCCGTAGACAATCAGGTCGAGGTCCAGCACCCGCGCCTCCCAGCGCTCGCGGCGCTGCCGTCCGGCGCGGGCCTCGGCGGCGTGCAGGGCGCTCATCAATTCCAGCGGCGGTAGGTCCGTCCGCAGGCACAGCGCGGCGTTCAGGTAGGCCGGCTGCCCGGGCGGGCCGCCGACGGGGGCCGTGCGGTACAGCCCCGAGACCCCGCGCACCTCGCCCAGCCGCGCCACCTCGGTCACGGCCCAGCGCAGGGTCTCCAGCGGCTGGCCCAGATTCGCGCCCAGGGCGATGTAGGCGTCCTCCGCGCCGCGCGGGGCACTCAAGGCGCAGGCTGCTCCAGCGTCAGCTCGGCGAAGACGTCGCGGAACACGCCGGGCAGCGGGGCGAAAGGCTTGTGGACGCGCACCGTCACGCGGGCCAGTTTGGGCTGATCCTGAAGGAGACGCCGGGCGATGCGGTCAGTCAGCACCTCGATCAATTGCCAGCGCCGGCCCGTCACCTCTTCCTGAATGGCGGCGTAGACGGCCGCGTAATTGACCGCGGCGCTCAGGTCGTCGGGCAGGCCGGCGAAGGCGTAGTGCAGCTCAGCGTCCACCACGAACCGCGCCCCCAGCACCCCCTCGGTGGCGTACACGCCATGCCGGGCGTGAAATTCCAGCCCTTCCAGGACCACCCGGCTCATGCTCTCCTCCCCCCCAACGCTGCCCGCCTCATTCCGGCGAGTCTAGCGCCGTCTGGACCCGCAGCGCCTGCACGTGCGCCGCCGCCGCGTGGGCCCGCACCAGCGCCGCGCCGGTGCGGGCCGCGTGCAGGTGCAACGCCAGCGTGCCGGGATCGCGGTCTGCGGCCACAGGCACCTCTGCCAGGTGGTCGATCAGGCGTTTGCGGCTGACCCCCACCAGCACGCCGTCCGGTCCCGCCGTGAGCTGCGGCAGCGCGCGCAGCAGCGTGAGGTTGTGCTCCCGCGTCTTGCCGAAGCCGATCCCGGGGTCGAGCAGCACATCCGGGACACCCGCCCCCCGCGCCAGCGCCGCCTGTTCGCGCAGGAAGCCAAAGACCTCGGCCACCACGTCGCCGTAGCGGGGCCTGTGCTGCATGGTGCGCGGCTCGCCCTGCATGTGCATCACGCAGGCCGGCGCACCCGCCCCGGCGCAGACCCGCCGCATCTCGGCGTCGCGCAGGCCGCCCACGTCGTTGACCAGATGCGCCCCCGCCCGCAGCGCCGCGTGCGCCACCTCTGGTTTAAGGGTATCCACGCTCAGCAGCACGCCTGCGTCCGCCAGTCCCCGGACGACGGGAAGGACGCGGTCCAGCTCGGTCTCGGCGGGCACAGGCTCAGCGCCGGGGCGGGTGCTCTCGCCGCCGATGTCCAGCACCAGCACGCCCGCCTCCCGCATCGCGCGGGCCGAAGCCAGGGCCGCCGGCAGGCTGATGTGCTGCCCGCCATCGCTGAAGCTGTCCGGCGTGACGTTCAGGATGCCCATGACCCCCGTGCCGCTCCAGGTCACCTGCCAGCCGCTGGCTGTCCGCTGCCCACCCGGCACCGGGAAGCCGAAGGTCAGGCCGTGGCGTGGGTTCAGACCTCCTCCTGTTCCCGCACAGCTTCGGCTGGGCCGGGTCTGACCGGCAGGGCGAAGCTGACCATGGCGCGGTTGCGCTCCGGAAACACGTCCACGTAAGCGGGCATCTTGCGTCCAGAGCGGAAGGGAATGTAGCTGTCCTGAGCGATGGGAATGCGGGTGTCCAGCGCCACCGCCACCGGATGATCGTCGGGGATCACGGTGCCGGGGCGCAGGCTGTACTTGACCCCGGGGGCTGGGCTGCTGGCGCGGACGGTCAGGGCCTTGCCGGCGGGCGGCTCGTCGCTGCGTTCGCCTGGCCCGGCGTCGATACGGGCCACGGCACACACGGCATAGATCACCGGGGCCTCGGTTCGCTCCGCCAGGGTGTACAGGGCGCTGGTGGCGCTCACGTCGGCACGGCGGCTCAGTTCGGCCAGTGCGCGCCCGCTGGGGCCGAAGCGGGCCAGCAGTTCGGCGGTTAGTTCCTCAGGCATCAGAATGGCCGCCGCCGCCACGTTGCACAGCGTCTCGATGACCTCTTCAAGTCGGTCACCCTCGAAGTTGTCGTGTAGATCGCTCAGCAGATCGTCGTCGCCC harbors:
- the folK gene encoding 2-amino-4-hydroxy-6-hydroxymethyldihydropteridine diphosphokinase, whose protein sequence is MSAPRGAEDAYIALGANLGQPLETLRWAVTEVARLGEVRGVSGLYRTAPVGGPPGQPAYLNAALCLRTDLPPLELMSALHAAEARAGRQRRERWEARVLDLDLIVYGDRVEAGPPLTLPHPRAWERAFVLAPLSDLNPELASPQTGETVAHALARADRSGLQLQAANWLRPS
- the folP gene encoding dihydropteroate synthase, giving the protein MTWSGTGVMGILNVTPDSFSDGGQHISLPAALASARAMREAGVLVLDIGGESTRPGAEPVPAETELDRVLPVVRGLADAGVLLSVDTLKPEVAHAALRAGAHLVNDVGGLRDAEMRRVCAGAGAPACVMHMQGEPRTMQHRPRYGDVVAEVFGFLREQAALARGAGVPDVLLDPGIGFGKTREHNLTLLRALPQLTAGPDGVLVGVSRKRLIDHLAEVPVAADRDPGTLALHLHAARTGAALVRAHAAAAHVQALRVQTALDSPE
- the folB gene encoding dihydroneopterin aldolase, with protein sequence MSRVVLEGLEFHARHGVYATEGVLGARFVVDAELHYAFAGLPDDLSAAVNYAAVYAAIQEEVTGRRWQLIEVLTDRIARRLLQDQPKLARVTVRVHKPFAPLPGVFRDVFAELTLEQPAP
- a CDS encoding ImmA/IrrE family metallo-endopeptidase, coding for MTDSPVSEAGPAAVSSPSVLAPAKARMRELAAAYAQALPGLDTHSLMEGLDGVTLTFMAMGDRDGAYDPEHRVILINSRVRPERQRFTLAHEIGHALLLGDDDLLSDLHDNFEGDRLEEVIETLCNVAAAAILMPEELTAELLARFGPSGRALAELSRRADVSATSALYTLAERTEAPVIYAVCAVARIDAGPGERSDEPPAGKALTVRASSPAPGVKYSLRPGTVIPDDHPVAVALDTRIPIAQDSYIPFRSGRKMPAYVDVFPERNRAMVSFALPVRPGPAEAVREQEEV